The genomic segment GAAAAACTCCACTTGTGTCCTTTTATGAGTGCCGACCTATCCCACATTCCTGCAGGTTATCAGACTGTGACCCCGTCGCTCACAGCGAAGGACGCCGCAGCCGCGCTCCGCTTCTACGAGCAGGCTTTTGACGCGGTGGTCAGCTTTAAAATGGCAGACCCGCAAACGGGTGGGACAGCTCATGCTGAGTTTCGTATCGGTAATAGCACGATGATGATTTCTGACGAGTATCCCAAATACGGATGTCTTGCTCCCGATGAAGGAAAGGGAGGCGCCTTTATGATCTACGTGCCCGATGTTGAGGTGGCTTTTGAACAAGCCCTGGCGGCAGGTGCCGTGGAGATAGAACGTCCAAGCGACCAGTTTTGGGGAGATCGTACGGGCCGGGTCACTGATCCCTTTGGCTATCGCTGGACGCTCGCTCAAAAAATCAAGGATGTGCCCGAGGAAGAAATTGCTCGTCTCGCTGCCGATTGGCAGGGGTGATGCGGTTGGTCATCGCCCTCGTCGCCGATGCTGTCGTGCTCTGAACTCCGCAGGGCCG from the Prosthecobacter dejongeii genome contains:
- a CDS encoding VOC family protein — protein: MSADLSHIPAGYQTVTPSLTAKDAAAALRFYEQAFDAVVSFKMADPQTGGTAHAEFRIGNSTMMISDEYPKYGCLAPDEGKGGAFMIYVPDVEVAFEQALAAGAVEIERPSDQFWGDRTGRVTDPFGYRWTLAQKIKDVPEEEIARLAADWQG